CCCTAACAACTACCGCACCAAGCACCTCACCTTTGAGGTTGCCAACTTCACGACCTCCTACAATGCCACCTTTGGCAGGCCAATGCTGGCGAGGTTCATGGTGATTCTCAACCatacctacctcatcctcaagatgaTGGCTCCAAATGGCGTCCTCTTCATTTATGGTGATGTTGAAACATCCTACAAGTGCAACACAGAAGCTGTGCAACTCGCTAAGACCCTAGAGTACTCGGCCAATGCCACCATGATGCTCACCGAGTCCAAGAAGGTGGACCAGAACCAGCTGATGATCCTAGAGGTAGATCCGATGTCCATGACACTGCATCCCGACCCTCAAGTCAAGATGATCAGCCTCGGCCTGGAAGACCCCTCCAAGACAACCCTCATCGGGGCCAGCCTCACCCCCAAATAGGAGGATgtgctcaccagtttcctccgAGACAACTCGAACATATTTGTGTGGAAATCATCCGATATGCTTGGTGTCCTGCAGGAGCTGGCTAAGCACTCCTTGGAGTTGAGCAAGACAGCAAGGCCGGTCAAGCAGAAGCTTCACCATTTCCCttaagatcgcaaggaggccattagggtagaactaaATAAGTTCTtatgtcacacccggttttaaaggcaaaaccaaaTGAATAAATTACATGTGCACTAGGATTAAGTTTCACACATGCAACGACTTTAGTAAATATCATAGACAGTACCATAatgtaaagagagtattaaatttgttacatgaccgaaagtctttaATTCGAATAGCAAAATGAGTCTTTATTCTACCAGCGAAACTCCAACGATGACGATGACTCCACATGCAATTTACTGGGGGcacacgtacgcctagaactcctcgaagtcttcaagaacctcctcaaagttAACTTGGTATGAGCAGTGGTTTTAGCATGGGTGactacacttatggttggtactcagcaagcgtGGGGCATGTATAGTGTAAGGCTATGCAAGGATAGGCTATGGTTTAATAGTATTTtagcattttaattggttggtcaagttttattagcaattactaagtataattttataccacccacattaagcatgaacataaataaagataacaacaataaataacatcaatttaattcaacttttaataaattaatcatgtgagggtccaggccgctcttgactgtgagcacggctgttataacagttttacactctgtagaggttgtacatctttacccacaagtcgcgtaaaagttcaaaagaactgtagacccaaccatgttgtgcggGCTAGGCACAATACCATGCtttcgaggtgtgattgcataggaacgctacgaggcctttacaaagattccctagtaagtagtaacccgctaaggtttcaggtcgaagcagagcataaacctctctcaagactgcgaagctaccatagagcagatcagcctGAGGGCCgagctataccccatcaacgcctcccctcttgccctttcgggaAGATTACCCtagactagagtctctaattaattagccaagaccagagccatgtagttcttatggttgtactattttcctgggtggttctccatgtttcgattaagcatggtgatcttgtattaatggaaggtatagcataaataaaacaagtttaagcATTGGTTCATTAAGACCACCATACCCAGttagagcaactaagcaagaactACCCAACTGTAAAGTAAAAGGTGTAGGGATTAAACTAGGCACACCTTAAATATGACCCATCATATTTATAAACTTAAAGTGCATAACATAGGTGTAATGAACATGAACGTAAATGTTGCATAGGATCATATTGTGATCAAGGGAAtgacttgccttcctgaacttgCTCTTGCAGGTCAAAGTCTTCAAAGCCTTgctcttcaaatccctcgaactgtgATCCTTCTATGCGCATCAAGcaagtacatacaagcaaataaagaactaaaataagaaaacattaaATCAAGCAATAGAAAGAGAGCAAAACAAGACCATAAGACTAATCTATGTGTCAACACCAACTCATAGGCGCAAGATTCGGTTAGAATGG
The genomic region above belongs to Setaria italica strain Yugu1 chromosome VI, Setaria_italica_v2.0, whole genome shotgun sequence and contains:
- the LOC106804387 gene encoding uncharacterized protein LOC106804387, which produces MPIAFSREDHWVHLPDPKSYPLVVCPTIDRVLLSKVLIDGGSNLNIIFIETLKRMDFNFECLLPYEELFYSIVPGKGSYPIRRVVLPVTFGTPNNYRTKHLTFEVANFTTSYNATFGRPMLARFMVILNHTYLILKMMAPNGVLFIYGDVETSYKCNTEAVQLAKTLEYSANATMMLTESKKVDQNQLMILEVDPMSMTLHPDPQVKMISLGLEDPSKTTLIGASLTPK